The following are from one region of the Coriobacteriia bacterium genome:
- a CDS encoding DEAD/DEAH box helicase, whose translation MSNFAELGLSPEILAAVNKLGYETPSPVQAQAIPFVLEGRNVVACAQTGTGKTAAFMLPLMQLISHSKGKGLAPRALIVSPVRELAAQIEKVARTVARQKDLRVGVVVGGVKYGPQLDRLARGVDVLVATPGRLIDLMSNKHVDLTKIEILVLDEADRMLDMGFWPQIQKIMAQIPERSQKLLFSATIGREIDKMVDTHMPNPVRVEIARKGMTADKIAQVAMPVVYSQKSDLLVAVIDRIATGKTLVFTRTKRRADNVTRILRKTGVRCEAIHGDRSQAQRTRALEQFTNGKIDVLVTTDVIARGIDVKNIDHVINYDTPANPEDYIHRIGRTGRAGASGNAITFLSPEEINDFRNIEYLTGQLIPVDDLEEFPYGPGRIVPREDRSVVKKKEKPFSQRRGGGRSRYGRR comes from the coding sequence ATGAGTAATTTTGCAGAACTCGGGCTCTCTCCCGAGATATTGGCCGCAGTTAATAAACTCGGCTACGAAACACCAAGCCCTGTACAAGCCCAAGCAATCCCATTCGTCCTCGAAGGACGAAACGTTGTTGCGTGCGCACAGACAGGCACAGGCAAGACGGCCGCATTCATGTTACCTTTGATGCAGCTGATATCACATTCTAAAGGTAAAGGGCTCGCACCGCGCGCCCTCATTGTTTCCCCCGTACGCGAACTTGCAGCTCAAATTGAAAAAGTTGCTCGCACTGTTGCCCGACAAAAGGACCTACGCGTGGGCGTAGTAGTCGGCGGTGTTAAATATGGACCTCAGCTCGATCGCCTTGCACGCGGCGTCGATGTCTTAGTAGCCACACCGGGTCGTTTGATCGACCTGATGAGTAACAAGCATGTCGATCTCACGAAGATCGAGATACTTGTCCTCGATGAAGCTGACCGAATGCTCGATATGGGCTTTTGGCCTCAGATTCAAAAGATTATGGCTCAGATTCCAGAACGTTCGCAAAAACTGTTGTTTTCTGCCACCATCGGTCGTGAAATCGATAAGATGGTCGACACGCACATGCCGAACCCGGTACGTGTGGAAATCGCCCGCAAGGGAATGACCGCCGATAAAATCGCGCAGGTCGCGATGCCGGTCGTCTATAGCCAGAAAAGCGATTTGTTGGTTGCAGTCATCGACCGTATCGCAACAGGTAAGACATTGGTGTTCACCCGCACGAAGCGTCGTGCCGACAACGTGACGCGTATTTTGCGCAAAACCGGGGTCAGGTGTGAAGCGATTCACGGTGACCGATCTCAGGCACAGCGCACCCGTGCTCTCGAGCAATTCACCAACGGTAAGATAGATGTTCTCGTTACCACCGACGTCATCGCCCGCGGTATCGATGTCAAGAATATCGATCACGTCATCAATTACGATACGCCGGCAAACCCCGAAGACTACATCCACCGCATCGGCCGTACCGGCCGTGCAGGAGCAAGCGGAAATGCAATCACGTTCCTTTCGCCTGAAGAAATCAACGATTTCCGCAACATCGAGTATTTGACCGGACAGCTTATTCCGGTCGACGATCTCGAGGAGTTCCCCTACGGTCCCGGCCGTATCGTTCCTCGTGAGGATCGCTCGGTCGTCAAGAAAAAGGAAAAGCCGTTTTCACAACGGAGAGGCGGCGGACGTTCTCGCTACGGCAGGAGATAA
- a CDS encoding sugar kinase — MSLLVVGTIPFHPGELFEGRVAYENEILTVGDVAVPDCQGTAAMLMAALQVTKHFASAPPYAVLGGDIGAGDGTRAAYAALTKLLESDGEKPSVIAFHYVQPIMSLMRHALEKIQEVSPQSRLVADAGGMYAARAAGRSSGFDLLTPDVGEIGFLAEPGATHPAYVANYLFGQEAFDPVRLIDEAYALGTASRVLIVKGSTDYVATASAAPHITATIHEPDIPELEAIGGTGDTVVGLASGLMSTGVETEQAAIAALRINRLAGQKIVAQVYTPVREMIRAFRGTIFSCIP, encoded by the coding sequence ATGTCGCTTCTTGTCGTGGGAACGATCCCCTTCCATCCCGGTGAACTTTTCGAAGGGCGCGTTGCCTATGAAAATGAGATTTTGACCGTCGGAGATGTCGCCGTGCCCGATTGCCAGGGAACTGCGGCAATGCTCATGGCCGCCTTGCAAGTGACGAAGCATTTCGCTTCAGCCCCGCCTTATGCGGTGCTGGGGGGAGATATCGGCGCCGGTGACGGAACGCGCGCGGCATATGCGGCGCTTACGAAACTGCTCGAATCAGATGGCGAGAAGCCGAGCGTCATAGCCTTTCACTATGTACAGCCGATTATGAGCCTGATGCGTCACGCGCTTGAAAAAATTCAAGAGGTTTCTCCGCAGTCTCGCTTGGTGGCGGATGCCGGGGGAATGTATGCTGCTCGCGCGGCGGGGCGGTCGAGCGGGTTCGACCTCCTCACGCCTGATGTCGGCGAAATCGGGTTTCTTGCCGAGCCGGGTGCCACGCATCCCGCCTATGTGGCGAATTATCTTTTCGGACAAGAAGCTTTCGACCCGGTCAGGCTCATCGACGAGGCGTATGCGCTCGGCACGGCATCGAGAGTTCTCATCGTCAAAGGGTCGACGGACTATGTCGCCACGGCATCGGCCGCACCCCATATCACGGCGACGATTCATGAGCCCGACATCCCCGAGCTCGAAGCAATCGGTGGTACGGGGGATACGGTCGTAGGTCTTGCGAGCGGACTGATGAGTACCGGTGTCGAGACGGAACAAGCCGCGATTGCCGCACTTCGGATCAATCGTTTGGCCGGACAAAAAATCGTTGCCCAAGTGTATACACCGGTTCGCGAGATGATCAGAGCTTTTCGCGGTACAATTTTCTCATGCATACCATAG
- a CDS encoding DUF3343 domain-containing protein, which translates to MESDPYRKQRETLQPGRALLMLGSVLKALEGEKVLKSADIEVSLLVPPVELRTGCDLALAVFDYQILAARNALEAAGLVITDHRDSLVGTAKLSDVVTHEYFSGTDGNEYLMVRAGNMKITVRTHDGLIVNTSGGGCPDIPYLNLELVGKTTDRAPRPKALGKTLCGLMLDRAFMEATRMMAVSDASARNVEVSQRGGVAHVASCRGNDPLPSR; encoded by the coding sequence ATGGAATCAGACCCTTACCGCAAACAGAGAGAGACGCTTCAACCGGGTCGAGCCCTTCTGATGCTCGGCTCGGTTCTCAAAGCGCTTGAGGGCGAGAAGGTGCTCAAGAGTGCCGATATCGAGGTATCGCTCCTCGTTCCGCCGGTCGAACTGCGAACCGGCTGTGATTTGGCGTTGGCCGTTTTCGATTATCAGATTCTGGCTGCGCGCAATGCTCTCGAGGCGGCCGGACTCGTCATCACCGATCACCGTGATTCGCTTGTCGGCACCGCAAAACTTTCCGATGTCGTAACGCATGAATATTTTTCAGGTACTGACGGAAACGAGTATCTTATGGTGCGTGCCGGCAACATGAAAATCACGGTGCGCACACACGATGGTCTTATCGTCAACACCTCCGGGGGAGGATGCCCCGATATCCCCTATCTCAATCTCGAACTGGTGGGAAAAACCACGGATCGGGCTCCTCGCCCCAAAGCTCTCGGGAAGACATTGTGTGGGCTCATGCTCGATCGTGCTTTCATGGAGGCTACCCGTATGATGGCGGTTTCGGATGCCTCCGCAAGAAATGTCGAAGTCTCGCAGAGAGGAGGGGTAGCACATGTCGCTTCTTGTCGTGGGAACGATCCCCTTCCATCCCGGTGA
- a CDS encoding undecaprenyl-diphosphate phosphatase translates to MTFLQSLIMGVVQGLAEFLPVSSSGHLALLDMFFHIKDGGIAFSVLLHVGTLLAAIVYFHKDIFDLLCSLSPKNKEMKAERSIVLSILIVTLVTGPIGLLFNGPMDALSKNLVVLGLCFIGTTVVLSAAEYFTHNSGKREPESLGPVRAAFIGLVQGIAVLPGLSRAGMTIAGGMATGMSREKATRFSFLVSLPIIAAAALLDGLHVIKGTAVLPSASICAVGFIASAVAGYFAIAIMIDLVKRIKLYWFAGYTFILGVILLALHFFG, encoded by the coding sequence ATGACTTTTTTGCAATCGCTTATCATGGGCGTGGTCCAAGGCCTGGCCGAGTTCTTGCCGGTGTCCTCCTCGGGCCACCTCGCTTTGTTGGACATGTTCTTCCATATCAAAGACGGCGGGATCGCGTTCTCGGTGCTGTTGCATGTCGGGACGCTCCTTGCGGCGATAGTCTACTTCCATAAAGATATCTTCGACCTGCTCTGTTCACTCTCTCCGAAGAACAAAGAGATGAAAGCGGAACGAAGTATTGTGCTCTCTATCCTCATCGTGACTTTGGTGACCGGCCCGATCGGTCTGCTTTTCAACGGTCCGATGGACGCCCTGTCCAAGAATCTCGTGGTGTTGGGCCTGTGCTTCATCGGCACAACCGTGGTTTTGTCGGCGGCGGAGTACTTCACGCATAACAGCGGTAAGCGCGAGCCGGAATCGCTCGGACCCGTGCGCGCGGCTTTCATCGGCCTCGTACAAGGCATCGCGGTCCTACCCGGTCTTTCTCGCGCGGGCATGACGATCGCCGGCGGGATGGCGACCGGTATGAGTCGGGAGAAGGCGACGCGTTTTTCCTTCTTGGTATCCCTGCCGATCATCGCAGCGGCTGCGCTTCTCGACGGCCTCCACGTGATAAAGGGCACCGCAGTGCTGCCGAGCGCCTCGATCTGCGCGGTAGGGTTCATCGCTTCGGCCGTCGCCGGCTACTTTGCCATCGCCATCATGATCGACTTGGTGAAGCGCATCAAACTTTATTGGTTTGCCGGTTACACGTTCATTCTCGGTGTCATACTTTTGGCTCTTCATTTCTTCGGTTGA
- a CDS encoding DUF554 domain-containing protein, translating into MPGIGTIVNVFAILAGTLLGLTVGKKIPTRIRLNAEKAIGLAIMIIGFSGALSALFELGARKDVLGMYASIILVGSLVVGTMFGEWWHIETRLKKLGLRLRSKTSSLRLGRHDDDHNMVKGFVTSSLIYAVGAMAILGAVQDGLGNPATLYLKSVLDGVTSIFLASTLGVGVAFSVIPVFVLQGSIALLAFFAGNVIPAVAILEIEAIGGVLIVAIGFNILGIKRLPVANMLPAVFIALAIGWVFA; encoded by the coding sequence ATGCCGGGTATCGGAACGATTGTCAATGTTTTTGCGATTCTCGCCGGGACCCTCTTGGGCTTGACGGTCGGCAAAAAGATTCCGACCCGAATCCGTCTGAATGCTGAGAAAGCCATCGGGCTCGCCATCATGATAATCGGGTTTTCAGGAGCGCTGAGCGCGCTGTTCGAACTCGGAGCGCGAAAAGATGTTCTCGGGATGTACGCCTCCATTATTTTGGTGGGTTCTCTCGTGGTGGGCACAATGTTCGGCGAGTGGTGGCACATTGAAACACGATTAAAAAAGCTCGGGCTTCGGCTGCGGTCGAAGACATCTTCATTGCGGCTCGGCAGGCATGACGACGATCACAATATGGTCAAAGGATTCGTGACATCGTCGTTGATCTACGCCGTCGGGGCCATGGCGATTCTAGGTGCCGTTCAAGACGGCCTCGGGAATCCCGCGACGCTGTATCTCAAATCGGTTCTCGACGGCGTCACCTCGATATTCCTCGCTTCCACCTTAGGCGTCGGTGTTGCATTTTCAGTCATCCCCGTATTTGTTTTACAAGGGTCCATCGCGCTTCTTGCGTTTTTCGCCGGCAACGTGATTCCCGCGGTTGCGATTTTGGAAATCGAGGCGATCGGGGGAGTCCTCATCGTTGCCATAGGCTTCAATATCCTCGGTATCAAACGTCTTCCCGTGGCAAATATGCTGCCGGCCGTATTCATTGCGCTGGCAATCGGTTGGGTATTCGCTTAA
- a CDS encoding NYN domain-containing protein, which translates to MNKEMMQYFIDGYNATMRDEEMAQYSKENQREMLIARVGSAGSRVLGVGRYTVVFDARDQWQSVSEQRGAVKIVYAPDADTDIVARCSKAGKSITVVTDDMRLRARISQDIGRHVKFLPTNVLFDEPISHKTVKKNTMHTDVIEGQEPIKNARGITRELEKLWLDEDGE; encoded by the coding sequence ATGAATAAAGAAATGATGCAGTACTTCATAGACGGCTACAATGCAACCATGCGTGATGAGGAGATGGCGCAGTACTCGAAAGAGAACCAGCGCGAGATGCTCATCGCACGCGTCGGAAGCGCCGGCTCGCGTGTGCTGGGCGTCGGCAGGTATACGGTCGTCTTCGACGCCCGAGACCAATGGCAGTCGGTAAGCGAGCAGCGGGGCGCGGTGAAAATCGTGTACGCGCCGGATGCCGATACCGATATCGTCGCTCGTTGCAGTAAAGCAGGCAAAAGCATCACGGTCGTCACCGATGACATGCGATTGCGTGCGCGAATTTCACAGGATATCGGACGGCACGTAAAATTTTTACCGACGAATGTGCTTTTCGACGAGCCGATTTCGCACAAAACAGTCAAGAAGAATACAATGCATACTGATGTGATCGAAGGGCAAGAGCCGATAAAAAATGCGCGTGGTATAACGCGTGAGCTCGAGAAACTTTGGCTCGATGAGGATGGTGAGTAA
- a CDS encoding FtsX-like permease family protein, whose product MSSVRWKKVFRDLTSNRSRTALVVLSIAVGIFATGAILGARQVLLREFARDYAASDRASINMRTSDVGQSVIDKIKKRKDVVRATGRRIVIGRIRQLPANADAVVNTGEWEKLEIDALSDFNSKPGRILNTDSSHWPPKKGEIVIEGGATALYSYNIGDTVEVETQNGTAKLRIAGFVHDLNSIPSRFYRQVTGYVSMDTLTSLAEPEEFNDILIDVDSSSNRVEAARIGAKIRDEVVRPIGITVERMSVPIPGSHFFGDIFKAVSVLLLAMALMALALSGFLVVTTTSAILVQQTRQLGIMKAIGGQRWQIARMYVGLVFLYGVLGVIVGMPFGVLFGHKFIQYAASVLNFHVYDSSYPTWVMVVLVGIGTLVPVLAAAVPIVAGVKRPIVDAFNPDALWDNYGHGLIDRLLAKIHGLPRPTALALRSTFAHKGRLALTLATLILASGVVMAVFSARASLTQSVDNVGSWWKYDAMLNLSTAAPQSSLMTAAKKVDGVTYAETWLDGRSAIDRPDGTTDESYFTLGVPANTKVLDFQYSLGRALKPGEKGVVLNTELFNDEPYLTPGSAVYIEINGVVLKRTVIGVATGSLMGPYLFMDRDDLAKAMGIEGSATRIVVKAGSGVVATTQSRMGNDLERQLDRAGFATSSVQTQVKQLDTTRGQLGILVTFLIIMASALALVGVIGLSGSMTLTVIESTREIGVMRSIGASHKSIFGIFITQGLVVGTIAWFGGALVSYPLSWWLMKALESALGMPLAYRFSWAGVVVWLVAVWIISVLGSLLPAWRASQVSVRDAIAYE is encoded by the coding sequence GTGAGCTCCGTTCGTTGGAAAAAAGTGTTTCGTGATTTGACGAGCAATCGTTCTCGCACCGCGCTCGTGGTTCTCTCGATTGCGGTGGGCATTTTCGCCACGGGCGCCATTTTGGGAGCCCGCCAAGTCCTACTGCGTGAATTCGCTCGCGATTATGCCGCAAGCGATCGCGCGTCGATAAATATGCGGACGAGCGATGTCGGGCAAAGTGTCATCGACAAAATCAAAAAACGCAAGGATGTCGTTCGCGCCACCGGTCGACGTATCGTGATAGGGAGGATTCGTCAACTACCGGCGAATGCCGATGCCGTCGTCAACACGGGCGAATGGGAGAAGCTCGAAATAGATGCATTATCCGACTTCAATTCCAAACCGGGTCGCATCCTCAATACTGATTCGAGCCACTGGCCTCCCAAAAAAGGGGAGATTGTCATCGAGGGCGGAGCCACCGCCCTGTATTCGTATAATATCGGCGACACGGTGGAGGTGGAAACTCAGAACGGTACCGCAAAACTTCGCATCGCCGGATTTGTCCATGACCTCAATTCGATTCCTTCGCGGTTCTACCGGCAAGTCACCGGTTATGTCTCCATGGATACGCTGACGAGCCTTGCGGAGCCTGAGGAATTCAACGATATCCTCATCGACGTCGATTCGAGTTCTAATCGAGTGGAGGCGGCACGCATCGGCGCGAAAATTCGCGACGAGGTAGTGCGCCCGATCGGCATTACGGTCGAACGTATGAGCGTACCGATTCCCGGTTCTCACTTTTTCGGCGACATTTTCAAAGCCGTATCGGTGCTTTTGCTGGCGATGGCATTGATGGCGCTCGCTCTTTCAGGTTTTCTCGTCGTCACGACGACGAGCGCAATCCTTGTGCAGCAGACTCGGCAACTCGGCATCATGAAGGCAATCGGTGGGCAGCGTTGGCAAATCGCTCGCATGTATGTCGGACTTGTCTTTTTGTACGGTGTGCTCGGCGTGATAGTCGGTATGCCTTTCGGAGTGCTGTTCGGGCACAAATTCATACAGTATGCCGCGAGTGTTTTGAATTTCCATGTTTACGACAGCAGTTATCCCACATGGGTGATGGTGGTTCTAGTCGGTATCGGCACGCTCGTACCCGTTCTGGCCGCCGCCGTTCCCATCGTCGCGGGAGTCAAGCGCCCGATTGTCGATGCATTTAATCCGGATGCGTTGTGGGACAACTACGGGCACGGTCTCATCGATCGACTCCTTGCAAAAATCCACGGGCTGCCCCGACCGACTGCGTTGGCGTTGCGCTCGACGTTCGCGCACAAAGGACGCTTGGCACTGACGCTCGCCACGTTGATACTTGCGAGCGGTGTGGTCATGGCGGTGTTCTCCGCGCGTGCATCACTCACGCAATCGGTCGATAATGTCGGCTCTTGGTGGAAATACGATGCCATGCTCAACCTCTCCACGGCCGCTCCGCAATCCTCTCTCATGACGGCTGCGAAAAAAGTCGACGGCGTCACGTATGCCGAGACGTGGCTTGACGGTCGCTCAGCCATCGACCGACCGGATGGGACGACAGACGAGTCCTATTTCACTCTCGGTGTGCCTGCGAACACGAAGGTCCTCGATTTTCAGTATTCATTGGGGCGTGCGCTCAAACCGGGAGAAAAAGGAGTCGTCCTCAACACGGAGCTTTTCAACGACGAGCCCTATCTCACGCCCGGGTCCGCGGTATATATCGAGATAAACGGTGTCGTGCTCAAACGGACTGTCATCGGTGTCGCCACCGGCTCGCTGATGGGCCCCTATTTGTTCATGGATCGCGACGATTTGGCCAAAGCGATGGGAATCGAGGGCTCGGCTACGCGCATCGTGGTCAAAGCCGGCTCCGGCGTCGTGGCAACGACGCAGAGCCGCATGGGAAATGATCTCGAGCGGCAACTCGATAGGGCCGGTTTTGCGACGTCGTCTGTGCAGACGCAGGTAAAGCAGCTCGATACGACGAGAGGGCAACTCGGTATTCTCGTCACGTTTTTGATCATCATGGCCTCGGCGCTTGCGCTCGTCGGGGTGATAGGGCTGTCGGGTTCTATGACTTTGACCGTCATAGAATCGACGCGAGAAATCGGCGTGATGCGCTCGATAGGCGCGAGTCACAAATCGATATTCGGCATCTTCATCACGCAGGGACTGGTGGTCGGTACCATAGCGTGGTTCGGCGGGGCGCTCGTTTCTTATCCGCTTTCATGGTGGTTGATGAAGGCGCTCGAATCGGCGCTCGGTATGCCACTTGCCTATAGATTCAGCTGGGCGGGTGTTGTTGTGTGGTTGGTTGCGGTTTGGATTATCTCTGTGCTCGGATCGTTGTTGCCGGCATGGAGAGCGAGCCAGGTGTCGGTTCGCGATGCGATAGCATATGAATAA
- a CDS encoding ABC transporter ATP-binding protein yields the protein MADLLIHLKNVTKTYDKGEIPFTALRGVDLEVFPGEFIGLIGKSGSGKTTLINMITGIDHPTSGEIFVEGAPVHTFNENQLAVWRGKAVGVVFQFFQLLPTLTVVENVMLPMDFCGMYRSDERLDRALHYLEQVEMVDQAHKMPAALSGGQQQRVAIARALANDPPLIVADEPTGNLDSKTADSVFELFERLVKNGKTIVMVTHDNDLAARVTRTLNVVDGHILYDVRR from the coding sequence ATGGCAGATCTACTCATTCATCTGAAAAATGTCACAAAAACCTACGATAAGGGCGAAATCCCCTTCACTGCACTGCGCGGGGTCGATTTAGAAGTTTTTCCCGGAGAGTTCATAGGGCTTATCGGTAAATCGGGCTCGGGTAAAACGACGCTCATCAACATGATTACCGGAATCGACCATCCGACAAGTGGCGAAATATTCGTCGAAGGCGCTCCCGTGCACACTTTCAATGAGAATCAGCTCGCTGTTTGGCGTGGTAAAGCGGTCGGAGTGGTATTCCAGTTCTTCCAGCTTTTGCCGACGCTTACCGTTGTCGAAAACGTCATGCTTCCCATGGATTTTTGCGGCATGTATCGCAGTGATGAGCGACTCGATCGTGCCCTGCACTACCTCGAACAAGTCGAAATGGTGGATCAGGCGCATAAAATGCCGGCGGCGTTATCCGGGGGACAGCAGCAGCGCGTGGCGATTGCCCGCGCACTTGCAAACGATCCGCCGCTTATCGTGGCCGATGAGCCGACCGGCAACCTCGACTCGAAAACCGCCGATTCGGTCTTCGAACTTTTCGAACGACTTGTGAAAAACGGGAAAACTATCGTCATGGTCACGCATGACAATGATTTGGCCGCCAGAGTGACCCGAACGCTCAACGTCGTCGACGGACATATTCTTTATGACGTCAGGCGGTAA
- the rsgA gene encoding ribosome small subunit-dependent GTPase A, whose product MTDTHLYEHDEGESKYHFDHLGCDEKTLELFASLAIPDSFLARIVRVDRGLPLASSRRGTGRVEPSNHLLKAGKRDAASRAAVGDWVALVSPASHEMPIIEAILPRHGTFTRKDPADIANEQVVIANIDVVFLVQALSGSGVNVARLERELVIAFESGATPVIVLTKVDLIENDQALDGQIALARSVSAGARVIVESAVTHVGVDEVKDLIEPGMTAAMVGASGVGKSTLANRLVGFEMQETGEVRMVDDKGRHTTVAREIVEIPNGGVLIDTPGMRSIALWRGDRGLDLAFPEVAEAAASCKFADCAHINEPGCAVRGGVVAGTIAATRVERYLTLVNELDDLARMRDEQSWNRKESRPARKRSGRG is encoded by the coding sequence ATGACAGATACGCACCTATATGAACATGATGAGGGCGAGTCGAAGTATCACTTCGACCACCTCGGTTGTGATGAAAAAACTCTCGAACTATTCGCTTCCCTCGCTATCCCCGATTCATTTTTAGCGCGCATCGTTCGCGTCGATCGCGGCTTGCCGCTTGCGTCGAGCAGGCGAGGGACCGGCCGAGTAGAGCCTTCGAATCATCTCTTGAAAGCGGGCAAACGCGATGCCGCTTCTCGCGCAGCCGTCGGCGATTGGGTGGCGCTCGTATCGCCTGCAAGTCATGAGATGCCCATCATCGAAGCGATCTTGCCGCGTCACGGAACGTTTACGCGCAAAGACCCCGCAGACATCGCCAACGAGCAAGTCGTCATCGCCAACATCGATGTGGTGTTCCTCGTCCAAGCGCTCTCCGGCTCGGGGGTCAATGTCGCTCGTCTCGAACGTGAGTTGGTGATAGCTTTCGAAAGCGGCGCCACTCCCGTCATCGTGTTGACCAAGGTCGATCTCATCGAGAATGATCAGGCGCTGGACGGTCAGATCGCATTGGCGCGATCGGTCAGCGCGGGAGCGCGCGTCATCGTGGAAAGCGCGGTGACGCACGTCGGTGTCGATGAAGTCAAAGACCTCATCGAACCGGGAATGACTGCGGCCATGGTCGGCGCGTCGGGTGTGGGGAAATCCACGCTCGCCAACAGACTCGTGGGTTTTGAAATGCAAGAAACCGGCGAAGTGCGCATGGTCGACGACAAAGGGCGTCATACCACCGTCGCGCGAGAGATCGTCGAGATCCCGAACGGAGGCGTTCTCATCGATACTCCGGGGATGCGCTCCATAGCTTTGTGGCGCGGTGACAGGGGTCTGGACTTGGCGTTTCCCGAGGTCGCCGAGGCGGCCGCAAGCTGTAAATTCGCCGACTGCGCCCACATCAACGAACCGGGTTGCGCCGTGCGCGGCGGGGTTGTGGCAGGTACTATCGCCGCGACGCGAGTTGAACGCTATCTCACACTCGTGAATGAGTTGGACGATCTGGCTCGAATGCGTGATGAACAGTCGTGGAATCGCAAGGAAAGCAGGCCTGCGCGAAAGCGCAGCGGACGCGGCTGA
- a CDS encoding DNA-3-methyladenine glycosylase 2 family protein, protein MVRPTYTNPNSTLIFYPESVESRYLADADEDMARLIESVGEVRVDIEADGFFSLARAICDQQISLSAARSIWARFDMLCEHAVTLEVVEALDVEAMRACGFSERKALYIKDLSHCVTTGRIDFERLATLDDEEIIEQLVQVKGIGRWTAEMFLIFALAREDVFALDDGGLHSSVCALKGLESTAPKAMIEAISQDWMPYRTCASLYLWRGLGQGVLQSL, encoded by the coding sequence ATGGTTCGCCCAACTTACACAAATCCCAATTCCACGCTCATATTTTATCCTGAGAGCGTCGAATCACGTTATCTCGCCGATGCTGATGAGGACATGGCACGCTTAATCGAATCGGTCGGTGAAGTGCGCGTCGATATCGAGGCCGATGGGTTCTTTTCGCTTGCTCGTGCCATATGCGATCAGCAGATTTCCCTGTCGGCTGCACGAAGTATCTGGGCGCGCTTTGATATGCTGTGTGAACATGCGGTCACGCTCGAAGTCGTCGAGGCTCTGGATGTCGAGGCGATGCGGGCGTGCGGTTTTTCCGAACGCAAAGCGCTCTACATCAAAGATTTGAGCCACTGTGTGACGACGGGTCGCATCGACTTCGAGCGACTCGCCACTCTTGACGATGAGGAAATCATCGAGCAGCTGGTCCAAGTCAAAGGAATCGGACGTTGGACCGCTGAAATGTTTTTGATTTTCGCACTCGCCAGAGAAGACGTGTTCGCCCTCGACGACGGAGGCCTACACAGCAGTGTCTGCGCGCTCAAAGGTCTCGAAAGTACTGCTCCCAAAGCCATGATCGAAGCAATTTCGCAGGACTGGATGCCATATCGCACCTGTGCTTCGCTGTATCTGTGGCGTGGTCTCGGGCAAGGTGTGCTGCAATCGCTCTAG